The following coding sequences are from one Rutidosis leptorrhynchoides isolate AG116_Rl617_1_P2 chromosome 11, CSIRO_AGI_Rlap_v1, whole genome shotgun sequence window:
- the LOC139876217 gene encoding uncharacterized protein, with amino-acid sequence MGVLPLDVDLVDDNDDSLVRRARLDFYVMRTSSRYNMLLGRTALGKFEIVPSTIHGMIKFATRKGVATINSTSKVPICVAINVKNAVQEAAKVAENMELVNPAYPEQKIKVGCNVSADTRKQIVQLLVQYMDKLRGMAPDHVKWLCEEVRKLVRAGILCEAQYQSWIANPLLIPMAQEDIDKTAFHTGKGIFSYIMMPFGLINVVATYQRLIDTAFEKQIGCNLEAYVDDLVIKSTTQERIVEDMCETFDTLRRINMKVNPFKCSFGETEGNFLGYLITEQGIQANPKKIAAIENMTAPRTVKEVQSLTGKLAALRRFLSKAAERQFTFSKL; translated from the exons ATGGGTGTTTTGCCCTTAGATGTTGACCTTGTTGATGACAATGATGATAGTTTAGTGCGTCGAGCGCggctagatttctatgttatgcgaACCTCATCTCGCTATAACATGTTGTTAGGCAGAACTGCCTTAGGTAAATTCGAAATTGTCCCgtctacaattcatggcatgattaaattcGCAACACGCAAAGGTGTCGCGACAATAAATTCAACAAGCAAGGTGCCCATTTGTGTGGCTATTAATGTAAAAAATGCAGTTCAAGAAGCTGCGAAAGTCGCGGAAAATATGGAATTGGTTAATCCCGCGTATCCCGAACAAAAAATTAAAGTAGGATGTAATGTTAGTGCGGACACAAGGAAACAAATTGTGCAGTTACTTGTGCAGtacatggat AAGCTTAGAGGCATGGCCCCAGATCATGTGAAATGGCTATGTGAAGAGGTAAGAAAGTTGGTGAGAGCTGGAATTTTATGCGAGGCTCAATACCAATCTTGGATTGCGAATCCATTATTG ATCCCAATGGCTCAAGAAGATATAGACAAAACCGCTTTTCATACTGGCAAAGGCATATTTtcctatataatgatgccttttggtttaatcaaTGTGGTTGCGACATATCAACGTTTAATTGACACCGCGTTCGAAAAACAAATTGGGTGTAATCTTGAGGCTTATGTTGATGATTTGGTGATCAAAAGCACAACGCAAGAGCGAATCGTAGAAGATATGTGCGAAACATTCGACACATTGCGAAGAATAAACATGAAGGTTAATCCGTTTaaatgtagttttggcgaaacAGAAGGAAATTTTTTGGGATATCTCattacagaacaaggtattcaagctaatccaaaaaagattgcGGCTATTGAAAATATGACTGCGCCAAGAACGGTTAAAGaggtgcaaagtttgacgggaaagTTAGCTGCATTAAGGCGTTTCTTGTCTAAAGCTGCTGAAAGACAATTTACgttttcaaaactttaa